The genomic interval AGGTCGGCTGGCCGAAGCCGCGGACCGCCGGCCGTTCGGGCCCCACAGGCCCGCGGTCCGCGGATCCACGCACGAGGCGCCGCGTCGGGTTCCCCAACCGGAGTTGCCGTCCGCCGCCGCGGACCGCATCCCCCTTGCGGCCGCCCGGCGGACCCCCGTCGATGCCGGCCGCGGGAAGACCGCGATCCGCCGGCACCGCCCGGCGGTCGCTAGGATGGCGAGTCTTATGCAAGACCTCCCGCTCTGCGGCTTCCTCCTCGCCTGCCTCACGCTTGGGATCGGCTCCGCCGCGGCGGCGCCCGCCGGCTCGTCCGCCGACAACCCGGCGCTGGCCGTGCGGTCGGCGGAGACCCGCCAAGACCGGGGCACGGAGGCCCCCGAGGAGTTCCGCGCCGCCTGGGTCGCGACGGTGGCGAACATCGACTGGCCTTCCAAGCCCGGCCTCGCCACGCGGCGTCAGAAGGAGGAGCTGCTCGACCTCCTCGATGACGCCCAGGAGATCGGCCTCAACGCGCTCATCTTCCAGATCCGCCCGCACGCCGATGCGCTCTACCCCAGCGAGCTGGAGCCGTGGTCGCCGTACCTCTCGGGCACGATGGGCGAGGCGCCGCGGCCGGCGTGGGACCCGCTCGCTCTCGCGATCGAGGAGGCGCACGCCCGCGGCATCGAGCTGCACGTCTGGCTGAACCCGTACCGGGCCGGGCACCCCGACTACGAGGGCGGCTACCCCGAGAACCACGTCAGCAAGACGATGCCCGATGCGGTGCACAAGCTCGGCGACTCGGGCATGTGGTGGATCGACCCCTCCCACCCCGGGGCGAAGGCCCACACGCTCGCGGTGATCGAGGACGTGCTGACCCGCTACGACGTCGACGGGCTGCACCTCGACGACTACTTCTACCCCTATCCCTCCTACCTGAAGGGCTTCCCGGGCGGGCAGTTCCCCGACGAGAAGAACCACGCCGCGTACCGCAAGCGCGGCGGCGAGCTCTCGCGGGACGACTGGCGGCGCGACCAGGTGAACACGCTGGTCCGCGAGATCTCCGAGCTCGTCGGGCGCGTGAAGCCCGACGCCCGCTTCGGCATCAGCCCCTTCGGGCTGCCCCGCGAGGGGAGCGTCCCGTTCATCCGAGGCTTCGACCAGTACGAGAAGCTCTACGCCGACGTGGCGCTGTGGCTCCGCGAGGGCTGGGTCGACTACCTCGCCCCGCAGCTGTACTGGCCGATCGAGAAGCCCGAGCAGTCGTTCACCGAGCTGCTCCGCTGGTGGCACGCGAACAACCCCAAGGGCAAGGACGTCTACGCCGGGCTCTACACCTCGCGCCTGCTCGGCGACGAACCGGGCTACCGCGACACCGAGATCCCGCTGCAGGTTCGCTGGAGCCGGCTGCTGACACCCGAGGGCCTCCAGCCCGGCCACATCCACTTCTCGATGACCGCGCTGCAGCAGAACCCCCGCGGGTTGGTCGAGAAGCTCCGGCCGCTGTACGACGAGCCTGCGCGGAAGGATTGACGATGCCCGACGCCCCCGCCCGCTGGTTGCTCCCGGCGCTCCTGCTCGTCGCCCCCGCCGTGCTCGCCGAGCCGGCGCCCGCGCCGTCGATCGTGATGCGGGAACGGTGGGGCGGCGAGGAGGTCGAGTACCCCGAGGCGCTCCGTCACGAGCCGGCCACGGTGCTGCTCCACCACGCGGGCGTGGCGTGGAGAGCGGGCGCCGACCCCGCCGCCTCAATGCGGGGCCTCCTCCGCTTCAGCCGCGAGGAGAAGGGCTGGCCGGACGTGCCGTACCACTTCGTGGTCGCGCCCGATGGCCGGATCTTCGAGGGGCGGGATCTGCGGTACGCCCCGGACACGAACACGAGCTTCGACCCGACCGGGTACGTGAACGTGGAGCTGCTCGGCAACTTCGAGGAGCAACGCGTGAACGCGACGCAGCTCGACGCCGCGGTCCGCGTGGTCGCCTGGCTGGCCGACCGGCTGGAGATGCCGACCGCCGACCTCGCCACCCACGCCGGCGTCGCCCCCGGGCAGACCTCCTGCCCGGGCGCCGACTTCCTGCGCTACCTCGACGGCGGGAGCTTCCACGCCGCCGTCGACGCCGCCCGGGCGGGCGAGCCGGTGGAGATCGAGGTGCTCCCGCCGCTGCCGGACGGGCCGCAGGCCTTCGCGGAGGCGGAGGAACCGGCGGTTCCGAAGCGCAGCGCGAATTGACGCTTGCCGTCGCCCGGGTCGCTCGCGACTGCTGCGCCGCTTGGCCCGCGGCGGCCTTCAGCCTGCGCGAAGCCTTCAGCCCGCGCGGCGGCGGCCCAGGAGGCCGAATCCGGCGAGGCCGAGGGCCAGGAGGCCGACGGGCTCGGGCACGACGTTGACCAGCGGGCCGGTGTTGTCGGCGACGACGTAAGCGAGGTTGAAGTCGCTGGTGGAGCCATCCTCGGCCCCGAGGTCGTAGAAGACGATCGAGTCGATGGTGTACGTGGTGCCGTCCAGCTCGCCGTTGCTCGCGCCGAACAGCGGGTTCCACTGCGCGGCGTCGGCGAGGCTCCACTGGTAGAGGTGGTACTCGCCGTCGGCGATGACGTCCTGCGCCACGCTGCCCTCGGTGCCGCCGGAGCCGCCGGTCTCGTCGAGCGCGATGCGCACGCTCAGGTCCGGGGACGTCGTCTGCAGGTAGAAGCCCACGGAGCCCACGCCGCCCGCCGCGGAGACCAGGTTCGCCGCGGACGGGGCGCCGCCGTTGGCGATGTGGCGGAGCGTCCAGGCGGTGGGGACGCCGTAGTTCAGGCCGCCGCCAAAGAGGTTGTCGTCGGTGATCGACAGATTGTTCACGTAGGAGGTGCCGCCGCCGGGCGTGAAGTCCCACGGCGTCGAGCTGATCGCGGTGGTGCCGGAGACGGCGCCGCCGTTGGAGCCCGATCCCGCCGGGCCGACGCCGCTGCGGAAGATCCCGAAGCTTGGATCCACCACCTGGGTGGTCGGGTTGAACTCGGCGAAGTCCTCGATGACCACCGGGGCCGCGGTGGCCGGTGCGGCCGCGAGTGCTGCGGGCGTGGCGACACAGAAAGCGAAGCGAAAGAGAGACATCCGAAAACCTCCTCGTGGGGGAGGAGCCGCAACCCGGCTCCCTGGAGTTCGCCGGCAGCGTGCGCGGCGGTGCCAAAATGGTACTAGAAGATCGGGATCGGATCAAGAACCTCCGTGAGCGACCCGTAAATAGGACGCGCCGCGGCCGCTCCCGTCGCATTATTGCCTGCGAAGAAGGCAGGGCTTGCGACGGGCTTGCGGATCTTATAGCATCATCGCGGTCGCCCCCCTCTCATCCCCCATCGTCATGAAGCCAGCCACGCCCCTCCGCTCCGCCCCGATGGGCTTCACGCTCATCGAACTCCTCGTGGTGATCTCGATCATCGCGCTGCTCATCGGGATCCTGCTGCCGGCGCTCGGGGCGGCGCGGAGCAGCGCGAGGGACATGCAGTGCCTCAGCAACACGCGGCAGGTCGCCATCGCGGCCACCGCCTACGCCACCGACAACAAGGACTACAGCGTCCGCGCGACTTCGAACGGCGCCTTCACCGCGGACAACATCACCGAGTACTGGTCCGGCAAGCTGGTGATCGGTGAGTACGGCGCGACCGTCGAGATGTACCAGTGTCCGGTCTTCGAGCCGGACCCCAGCTTCACGTTCGACCCCTACGACGGGTCGGCGCTGGGGGCGATGCTGGCCAACCCCGGCCACATCAACTGGCGGATGATCGACTACGGCACCAATTGGTACACGGTCTCGGGTCGACGGAGCTACGCGCGCCCCGGGGAGACGGGCCAGCAGGCCGCCGCCCGCAGCATCCAGACCTACAACCTCGCCGACGCGAGCAACACGATTTTCGTGGCGGATTCCTGGTACGAGGCCTTCGCCGGCGCAGCCAACCAGCGCGGGATCTACGTGATCGGCGGCATCCCCACCAACGGTGGCGGCGTGCACGCGCGGCACGGGAACCAGACGATCAACATCGGGTACATGGACGGCCACGCCTCCGCCTTCGGCGTCGAGGACATCCGCTTCAACCAGCCCGGCGGTCCTTGGGACCCCGACAACCTCGGAGCCCTCTACATCCCCGCGACGAGCGCCGCGACCACGCCCCAGAACCAGTGGGACGAGGAATAGGCGGATGCTCCCGCGGACCATGATGCGCGGGCGGCCCCGAGCCGCACGATCCGCGGCTGCAAGGCCTTTCCGCCGCCGCGGTTGAACCCCAGCCCCCACACACCCGACCATGTTCTCGCGATCCGCCTCCCCGACGCCGCTGATCCTCGGCC from Phycisphaera mikurensis NBRC 102666 carries:
- a CDS encoding glycoside hydrolase family 10 protein, whose protein sequence is MQDLPLCGFLLACLTLGIGSAAAAPAGSSADNPALAVRSAETRQDRGTEAPEEFRAAWVATVANIDWPSKPGLATRRQKEELLDLLDDAQEIGLNALIFQIRPHADALYPSELEPWSPYLSGTMGEAPRPAWDPLALAIEEAHARGIELHVWLNPYRAGHPDYEGGYPENHVSKTMPDAVHKLGDSGMWWIDPSHPGAKAHTLAVIEDVLTRYDVDGLHLDDYFYPYPSYLKGFPGGQFPDEKNHAAYRKRGGELSRDDWRRDQVNTLVREISELVGRVKPDARFGISPFGLPREGSVPFIRGFDQYEKLYADVALWLREGWVDYLAPQLYWPIEKPEQSFTELLRWWHANNPKGKDVYAGLYTSRLLGDEPGYRDTEIPLQVRWSRLLTPEGLQPGHIHFSMTALQQNPRGLVEKLRPLYDEPARKD
- a CDS encoding peptidoglycan recognition protein family protein; this translates as MPDAPARWLLPALLLVAPAVLAEPAPAPSIVMRERWGGEEVEYPEALRHEPATVLLHHAGVAWRAGADPAASMRGLLRFSREEKGWPDVPYHFVVAPDGRIFEGRDLRYAPDTNTSFDPTGYVNVELLGNFEEQRVNATQLDAAVRVVAWLADRLEMPTADLATHAGVAPGQTSCPGADFLRYLDGGSFHAAVDAARAGEPVEIEVLPPLPDGPQAFAEAEEPAVPKRSAN
- a CDS encoding type II secretion system protein encodes the protein MKPATPLRSAPMGFTLIELLVVISIIALLIGILLPALGAARSSARDMQCLSNTRQVAIAATAYATDNKDYSVRATSNGAFTADNITEYWSGKLVIGEYGATVEMYQCPVFEPDPSFTFDPYDGSALGAMLANPGHINWRMIDYGTNWYTVSGRRSYARPGETGQQAAARSIQTYNLADASNTIFVADSWYEAFAGAANQRGIYVIGGIPTNGGGVHARHGNQTINIGYMDGHASAFGVEDIRFNQPGGPWDPDNLGALYIPATSAATTPQNQWDEE